One region of Psychrobacter sp. DAB_AL43B genomic DNA includes:
- a CDS encoding proline--tRNA ligase encodes MKASQFLFATLKETPNDADIASSQLMVRAGLIRKIASGLYIWLPMGLRVLQKVERIVREEMQSVGAQEVLMPMTQPAELWQLTGRFNDYGPELLRFKDRHDRDFVLGPTHEEVITNLAQGELRSYKQLPITFFQIQNKFRDEIRPRFGVMRAREFTMKDAYSFHVDQASLAKTYDEMYEAYTRIFTRLGLDFRAVQADTGSIGGFASHEFHVLADSGEDDIAFSDSSDYAANVELAESVSTAERQPATMTRENVDTINMPTCEAVAEYLDVALATTVKTLIVNGHTPEGEPQLIAVVLRGDHTLNTIKAEKIEEANVPLTMATEEELKAAGLHKGYIGVELDMPVFVDRAAAALSDFVSGANEVNKHTIGMNWERDAHITRIVDIRNVNQGDPSPDGKGTLQIKRGIEVGHIFQLGDKYSQAMNCTVSGEDGKPVTLMMGCYGIGVSRIIAAAIEQNNDENGIMWPSTPDVTDSLAPFEVAIVPMKSKEETVMQTATALYEELKALGINVLLDDRNERPGVKFADLELIGIPHRIVVSDRNLAEDKYEYVNRRDSEKQLLSREEVLAKVSSK; translated from the coding sequence ATGAAAGCCAGTCAATTTTTATTTGCCACCCTAAAAGAAACGCCTAATGATGCGGATATCGCTTCAAGCCAATTAATGGTAAGAGCGGGTCTGATTCGCAAAATCGCTTCTGGATTATATATCTGGTTGCCAATGGGCTTGCGCGTGTTGCAAAAAGTCGAGCGTATCGTTCGCGAAGAGATGCAAAGTGTTGGCGCACAAGAAGTGCTTATGCCGATGACCCAGCCTGCTGAGCTTTGGCAGCTGACCGGACGTTTTAACGATTATGGTCCTGAACTATTACGTTTTAAAGACCGTCATGATCGTGATTTTGTTTTAGGGCCAACGCACGAAGAAGTGATCACCAATCTTGCCCAAGGCGAGCTGCGCAGTTATAAACAGCTACCGATTACTTTCTTTCAGATTCAAAATAAATTCCGTGATGAGATTCGTCCACGCTTCGGTGTGATGCGCGCGCGCGAATTTACTATGAAAGACGCCTATTCGTTCCACGTCGACCAAGCGTCATTGGCAAAGACTTATGACGAGATGTATGAGGCTTATACGCGTATCTTTACCCGTTTGGGTTTGGATTTCCGTGCTGTACAAGCAGACACCGGTTCTATCGGCGGCTTTGCCTCGCATGAGTTCCACGTGCTAGCAGATAGTGGTGAAGATGATATCGCCTTCTCAGATTCTTCTGATTATGCTGCGAACGTAGAGCTTGCGGAATCGGTGAGCACCGCAGAACGTCAACCTGCGACGATGACACGTGAAAATGTTGATACCATCAATATGCCTACTTGTGAAGCAGTTGCTGAGTATTTAGACGTTGCACTTGCCACCACAGTCAAAACATTGATCGTAAATGGCCATACTCCTGAAGGTGAGCCTCAGCTTATCGCTGTCGTACTACGCGGCGACCATACGCTGAACACCATCAAAGCTGAGAAAATCGAAGAAGCCAATGTACCTCTAACGATGGCAACTGAAGAAGAATTGAAAGCTGCCGGTCTACATAAAGGCTATATCGGCGTTGAGCTTGATATGCCCGTCTTTGTCGATCGTGCAGCAGCAGCACTCTCAGACTTCGTTTCTGGTGCCAATGAGGTGAACAAACATACCATTGGTATGAATTGGGAGCGCGATGCTCATATCACCCGTATTGTTGATATTCGCAACGTCAATCAAGGCGATCCTTCTCCTGATGGTAAAGGCACGCTACAAATCAAACGCGGTATCGAAGTCGGTCATATCTTCCAGTTGGGTGATAAGTATTCACAAGCGATGAACTGCACCGTTTCAGGCGAAGATGGCAAACCAGTCACCTTAATGATGGGTTGCTACGGTATCGGCGTTAGCCGCATTATCGCCGCCGCTATCGAACAGAACAACGATGAAAATGGCATCATGTGGCCATCAACGCCAGATGTCACTGATTCGCTGGCACCGTTTGAAGTGGCTATCGTACCCATGAAGTCTAAAGAAGAGACGGTCATGCAAACCGCCACCGCATTATACGAAGAGCTCAAAGCACTTGGTATTAATGTATTACTTGATGATCGTAATGAACGCCCAGGCGTGAAGTTTGCCGATCTTGAATTGATTGGTATTCCACATCGTATCGTGGTTTCTGATCGCAATCTTGCGGAAGACAAATACGAATACGTCAATCGCCGTGATAGCGAGAAGCAATTACTAAGCCGCGAAGAAGTATTGGCAAAAGTAAGCAGCAAATAG